One Helianthus annuus cultivar XRQ/B chromosome 12, HanXRQr2.0-SUNRISE, whole genome shotgun sequence genomic region harbors:
- the LOC110895778 gene encoding protein DOG1-like 3 has translation MSTLPNSRAFMAQAMPSDNPPGDTFHNFFERWLCEQNSYLEELVSAAENHNNNQQHDDAILVPLIHRIVRHYEQYYQFKSNWETRDAISMFTPTWRSKLEDAFLWIGGWRPTLAIHLLYSKSGIQFESKIGDLIRGLTTEDLGELTPNQIKRIDQLQRKTIDEERVLSEKLAKQQESVADRSMVELSNVVSEMIRNENGGVEDEENKVESTLDSKEVGMEELLHRADELRLEMLKAVIEILTPIQAVYFLIAAAELHLRLHEWGKKRETKAVAAAGTETHSHSTGCMT, from the exons ATGTCAACTTTGCCAAACAGTAGAGCTTTCATGGCGCAAGCAATGCCTTCTGATAATCCTCCGGGTGACACATTCCACAACTTCTTCGAGCGCTGGCTCTGCGAGCAAAACTCCTACCTAGAAGAGCTCGTATCTGCCGCTGAAAACCACAACAACAATCAACAACACGACGACGCTATTCTGGTTCCGTTAATCCACAGAATCGTACGACACTACGAGCAGTACTACCAATTCAAATCCAATTGGGAGACACGAGACGCCATCTCCATGTTTACTCCAACGTGGCGGAGCAAGCTGGAGGACGCGTTTTTATGGATCGGCGGATGGCGACCGACGTTAGCGATACATTTACTCTACTCCAAATCAGGAATCCAGTTCGAATCCAAAATCGGAGATCTTATTCGTGGATTGACCACTGAAGATCTAGGAGAGTTAACGCCAAATCAGATCAAACGAATAGACCAGTTGCAGAGGAAAACAATCGATGAAGAACGAGTGTTGAGTGAAAAACTGGCCAAGCAACAGGAGTCGGTGGCAGACAG GTCGATGGTGGAGCTATCGAATGTGGTGTCAGAGATGATAAGGAATGAAAATGGTGGTGTGGAGGATGAGGAGAATAAAGTGGAATCGACGTTAGATTCGAAGGAGGTTGGAATGGAGGAGTTGTTACACAGGGCGGATGAGCTGAGACTGGAGATGTTGAAGGCGGTGATAGAGATATTGACGCCGATACAGGCGGTGTATTTTCTGATCGCCGCCGCGGAGCTGCATCTCCGGCTACATGAGTGGGGGAAGAAAAGGGAGACGAAGGCGGTTGCTGCCGCTGGGACTGAGACCCATAGTCATTCCACCGGTTGCATGACTTGA